Genomic segment of Anguilla rostrata isolate EN2019 chromosome 13, ASM1855537v3, whole genome shotgun sequence:
ACTGGAATATCTGATGACAGGAAACACGGCAGTATGTTAGAATGGGATTCCAATGTGTTAGATTGTGCTATAATGCTAATATGTTAGAAAGGGAATTGAACTGATACaggcattttaatttcactcacATCTCATGTAGAATTATATAATTAGCCTTTTAGCACAAGCGAGAACTAATAttcctcaaaaaaataaacacacacatttgctcatcaattaaattgatttaatcaacaatttaactttgactcacaagGAATTGCTAAtgttggaagtttttttttgcaaattcatTTTGTCAATTCAGTTTCAGAGATTCCCAAACTTGACAGtgtgcttgtgaagaaaaataaattcttggTAACTCTTGATTTTATTAGTcaaggttaaggacaaatgttgattaacTCCCAgccagtgttttaaaatggtgctgATAATGAACAGTAAGCAGAATGGCTTATTGATGGTAATATGAGCACACAGTTAGACTGTATGTAGATTACTATCAGAATAATCCTGTTCCTTGGTCTAATCTTCAATGGATTTGCTTTTGGTGCTGAAGTCCTTGCTCTCGGTGCTCTGCGATACCCCCTGTTGCCAGCAGAGGTCACACTTCCTCCAGGCCCGCAGGTACGCACTGCGGATCTTCGGCACCTTGAAGGCGTACACGACCGGATTGACGGCGGAGTTGGCGTGCGTGAGAAGGATCCCGATGTAGATGGCGACCAGAGGGACGTCGCCACCGAAGATCGTCACACAGTTCATGATGCTCAGCGGCAACCAGCCGACCGCGAAGAGGACCAGGACCAGCAGCAGGGACTTGGCCAGCTTCCGCTCTTTGGCGTAGTACGCGTGTGATTCGGTGACCCGGGCCTGGCTCCTCTGCAGCCGCTTGGAGATGGAGCGGAAGACATGGACGTAGAGGGCACacatcaccagcagggggagcagtgtGCACCCAAAGAACTGGAAGTAAACTAGGTAAGTCATGGGGATGACGGACACGAGCCTGCAGACGCTGGTGGTGGAGTTCCCCATCTTGGCCAGGGTCTGGCGGTTGTACCAGCCGAACATGGGCGTGAAACTGAACGCGAAGGCGAGCAGCCAGCACACTCCGACCACGGCCCAGCAGCGCCTCTGCGTGAAGCTGCGCTTGTATCTGCAAAAACACAGCGGAACCTGACTCCACACGTTCTCTCGCTCCTGGCCTACGGAAAGTCTTCTTTTgaaagagtaggttttttgtaattatatttttcttttaaaaattccaagtcagtgttcaaGATTCTAGAacaccattgctttcagttacaagtagtgattgtgacatcagcttcAGAATGTTCCgtaatgaacattctaatcacacatcaGTGACCTCACACTTTAAAGGGCCAAGGATCGGGTGTGCAGCTAAGGTGGGCCTGGCTGGTGCCCGTGAGCCACGGGACTCACCTGAGGGGCATCTGCACGCACAGGTGGCGATCCACCGCGATGACCAGCAGCATGAGGA
This window contains:
- the LOC135238047 gene encoding adenosine receptor A3-like; this translates as MSSNSSLTMDSVAGAVYAALELLIAVMCCLGNLLAIWAVQASGSLRKPTFCFMASLAAADFLVGAVAIPVAVLVDGRVSTSFDSCLFLSCVTVLLVQASILMLLVIAVDRHLCVQMPLRYKRSFTQRRCWAVVGVCWLLAFAFSFTPMFGWYNRQTLAKMGNSTTSVCRLVSVIPMTYLVYFQFFGCTLLPLLVMCALYVHVFRSISKRLQRSQARVTESHAYYAKERKLAKSLLLVLVLFAVGWLPLSIMNCVTIFGGDVPLVAIYIGILLTHANSAVNPVVYAFKVPKIRSAYLRAWRKCDLCWQQGVSQSTESKDFSTKSKSIED